CACCTCAGCTTCTCGGCCGGCGAGCACGGCTGCCCGTTCCCGGCCCGGGAGGCCGCCGAGGTGATCGCCGGCACGGCGATCGAGGTCCTGCTCGACCGGCTGCCGGACCTGCGCCTCGCGGTGACCGAGAGCGCGCTGGTGTGGCGCCCGTCCGCCTGGGTGCGGGCCCTGGTGGCACTGCCGGTGGCCTTCACGCCCGGCTACGTGGCCGACTGACCGTGGCCGACCGGCCTGTGACCGATTGACCCGTGGCCGACCGGCCTGTGACCGATTGACCCGCGGCCGACCGACCTGTGGCCGACTGACAGGAGACGACCGATGACCGCACCCTTCGTGATGGACCCGCTGGCCTCGGACAACCCGGCCGAGGGCGCCCGGCTGCGCGCGGCGGGCGCCGTGGTGCCGGTGGAGCTGATGGGCGTGGCCGGCTGGGCGGTCACCCGGCACGCGGAGGCCCGCGAGCTGCTCACCGATCCGCGGCTGGTCAAGAGCGCCGAGCACTGGGCGGCGTTCCAGCGCGGGGAGGTGCCCCGGACCTGGCCGCTGATCGGCCTGGCGGTCCCCGGCCCCTCCATGGTCACCACGGACGGGACGGAGCACCGGCGGCTGCGCGCGATCGTGGCGCAGGCCTTCACCCCGCGCCGGGTGGAGCTGATGCGCCCGAAGATCGAGGAGGTCACCGCCGCGCTGCTGGACGCCGTGGCGGCGGCCGGCCCGGTGGTGGACCTGAAGACGGTCTTCGCCTTCCCGCTGCCGATGTCCGTGATCGGCTGGCTGATGGGCGTGCCGGAGCAGGACCACGCCTACATCCGCGAGCTGTACGAGCGGTTCTTCAGCAGCGTGAAGACCCCCGAGTCGGTGCAGCAGACCATCGCCGCGCTGAACGCCTTCGTGGCCGACCTGGTGGCGCGACGGCGGGCCGAGCCGGGCGACGACCTGACCTCGGCGCTGCTCAGCGCCGAGGTGGAGGGCGGGCCGCTGACCGACCAGGAGGCCGCCGCCACCCTGCGGGTGATCATCGCCGCCGGGCACGAGACCACCGTCAACCTGATCACCAACGCGGTCCGCGCCCTGCTGACCCACCCCGAGCAGCTGGCCCTGGTCCGCTCCGGCGGGGCGGACTGGTCGGCCGTGGTCGAGGAGTCGCTCCGGTGGACGCCGCCGACCAGCAACTTCCTGTTCCGGTTCGCCGCCGAGGAGATCAAGGTCGGCGGGGTGGTGATCCCCCAGGGGGACGCGGTGCTGGTCTCCTACAACGCGATCGGGCGGGACCCGGCGCAGCACGGGACGACGGCGGAGCTCTTCGACGTGACCCGGCAGGCCGCCCGGCACCTGTCCTTCGGGCACGGGCCGCACGTCTGCCCGGGGTCGCCGCTGGCCCGGCTGGAGGCGGGGATCGCGCTGCCGGCCCTGTTCGAGCGGTTCCCGGACCTGGCGCTCGCGGTGGACCCGGCCGAGCTGCGGCCGAGCCCGTCCGCGGTGGTCAACAGCCTCAAGGAGCTGCCGGTGCGGCTGTAGCTCCGCCGGGCGGCGGGGTCTTTGACGCGTGCGTGCCCGCGGCGCGTGCGGGGCGGGTGGGCCGTGGCGGGACGGGTGGGGCGGTCCCGACGCGGGCCGGTAACAACTGGGGCGCCGGTCGATGAAGGTCGAACACATGCCTTGGCGCGGGGTGACCGGTGGGTTAACGTCTTCAAGCCAGCCGCGGGCTGGGTACCGATCCGCATCTCCGGTTCAGCGCAGTGTCGTTCTGTCTTACTGTCGGCACCACCCGTGCCCTGCGAGGAGGACCGCATTGACCCCCATCCCGACCGCTACCGGAAGGCACCGTCGCCTGTCGGCCGCGTGGGCCGTGCTCGCCCTGGCCCTCACGGCGGCCTGCTCCAACAGTTCCGGGTCGAGCGGGGCTCAGGCCGAGGCCTCCCCGCTGACCGGGGACTGCGCCAAGTACCAGGCGTACGCCGGGCACGCCGGGACCAAGGTGACGATGTACGCCTCCATCCTCAGCCCGGAGTCCGACTCGCTGGAGAAGTCCTGGGCCGAGTTCAGTTCCTGTACCGGCATCAAGATCACCTATGAGGGTTCCAACGACTTCGAGTCCCAGCTCCCGGTCCGGGTGGCCGGCGGCAACGCCCCGGACTTCGCGATCATTCCGCAGCCGGGCCTGCTCGCCCAGATGGTGAAGAGCGGCAAGGTGGTCAAGCCGCCGGCCCAGACCGTGGCCAACCAGGACAAGTGGAGCCCGGTCTGGAAGACCTACGGCTCGGTCAACGGCACCTTCTACGCGGCGCCGATGAGCGCCAACATGAAGTCCCTGGTCTGGTACTCGCCCAAGGCCTTCAAGCAGGCCGGCTACCAGGTGCCCAAGACCTGGGCCGAGATGATGGCGCTCAGCGACCGGATCGCCGCCTCCGGCACCACCCGGCCCTGGTGCGGCGGCATCGGCTCGGGCACCGCCACCGGCTGGCCGGCCACCGACTGGCTGGAGGAGGTCGTCCTCGGCAGCTACGGCGGCGAGGTCTACGACCAGTGGGTCAGCCACAAGGTCAAGTTCTCCGACGAGAAGATCACCACCGCGATGGGGACGGTGGCCGGCTGGATGCAGAACCCGGCCTGGGTCAACGGCGGCATCGGCGACGTGAAGTCGATCGCCACCACCACCTTCCAGGACGCCGGCGCCCCGATCCTCACCGGCAAGTGCGCCATGCTCCAGCAGGCCTCCTTCTACCGGGCGCAGTGGCCCAAGGGCACCAGCATCGCCCCGGACGGCGACATCTTCGCCTTCCACCTGCCGGCCGTCAGCCCCACCGTCTCCAGCCCGGTCGTCGGCGGCGGCGAGTTCCTCGCGGCGTTCGCCGGCCGGCCCGAGGTGCAGGCCGTGCAGAACTACCTCTCCAGCTCCGACTGGGCGAGCAGCCGGGTCAAGGTCTCCAGCGGCTGGGTCTCCGCCAACCAGGGCGTGGACAAGAGCCTCTACACCGACCCGATCGACCGGATCTCCGCCGACGCGCTCACCGACCCGGCCGCGACCTTCCGGTTCGACGCCTCCGACCTGATGCCCGCCGCGGTCGGCGCCGGCGCCGAGTGGAAGGCGTTCACCGCCTGGTTCGCCGAGGGACAGGCCATCCCGAAGGTGGCGGCCGACATCGACGCGGCCTGGCCGCAGTAAAGGCCGTCCCCGGGCAGCGCGGGTCCACCCGCCCGCGCTGCCCCTCACCCTGCCCCGAGGAGGGATTGCCCGTATGCCCACGGACGTGCCCACCCACGCCGCCGGGGTGCTCCGCCTCGCCGACTCGACGTGGACGGACGCCTCGATCAAGCTCGGCAACAGCCTCGGCGCCATCGCCGGATTCCTCGGCGTCCTGCTGGTGGTCTTCTTCGCCGCCGGACGGGCCAAGGGCCGGCTGACCCGGCCGCTGGCGGTCGCCGTCCTGCTCGGGCCCGCCGCCCTGCTGCTGGCCGTCGGCCTGGTCGTCCCGCTGGTGCGCACCGTCTTCCTGAGCTTCCACGGCGACGACTCCACCCGGTTCGTCGGCGGGCGGAACTACGGCTGGGCGTTCACCACCCCCGGCATCCACGACGTGCTGCTCACCACCCTGCTGTGGCTGGTGGTGGCGCCGCTGGCGGCCACCGGGCTCGGGCTGGTGCTGGCCCTGCTGGTGGACCGGATGCGCGGGCAGGCCGTCTACAAGTCCCTCATCTTCATGCCGATGGCCGTCTCGCTGGTCGGCGCCTCCATCATCTGGAAGTTCGTCTACGAGGCCCGCGACCCCTCCCAGCCGCAGATCGGCCTGCTCAGCCAACTGGCCGTCAGCCTGGGCTGGGAGCACCCGCCGAACTGGATCCTGGAGCAGCCGCTCAACAACTTCCTGCTGATGGCCGTGATGGTCTGGGTGCAGACCGGCTTCGCCATGGTGGTGCTCTCCGCCGCCATCAAGGCCATCCCGGACGAGATCACCGAGGCCGCCCGGCTGGACGGCGCGACCGGCTTCCAGCTGTTCCGCTCGGTCACCGTGCCGATGATCCGCACCACGCTGGTGGTGGTCCTCACCACCGTCATGATCACCACCCTGAAGGCCTTCGACATCGTCCGCACCATGACCGGCGGCAACTTCGGCACCCAGGTGCTGGCCAACGAGATGTACTCGCAGTCCTTCGTCCAGTTCGACGTCGGCCGCGGTAGCGCGCTCGCGGTGATCCTCTTCCTGGCGGTGACCCCGCTGGTCGCGTACAACATCGTGCAGCTGCGGAAGG
The window above is part of the Kitasatospora sp. HUAS MG31 genome. Proteins encoded here:
- a CDS encoding cytochrome P450 family protein — translated: MTAPFVMDPLASDNPAEGARLRAAGAVVPVELMGVAGWAVTRHAEARELLTDPRLVKSAEHWAAFQRGEVPRTWPLIGLAVPGPSMVTTDGTEHRRLRAIVAQAFTPRRVELMRPKIEEVTAALLDAVAAAGPVVDLKTVFAFPLPMSVIGWLMGVPEQDHAYIRELYERFFSSVKTPESVQQTIAALNAFVADLVARRRAEPGDDLTSALLSAEVEGGPLTDQEAAATLRVIIAAGHETTVNLITNAVRALLTHPEQLALVRSGGADWSAVVEESLRWTPPTSNFLFRFAAEEIKVGGVVIPQGDAVLVSYNAIGRDPAQHGTTAELFDVTRQAARHLSFGHGPHVCPGSPLARLEAGIALPALFERFPDLALAVDPAELRPSPSAVVNSLKELPVRL
- a CDS encoding ABC transporter substrate-binding protein, which gives rise to MTPIPTATGRHRRLSAAWAVLALALTAACSNSSGSSGAQAEASPLTGDCAKYQAYAGHAGTKVTMYASILSPESDSLEKSWAEFSSCTGIKITYEGSNDFESQLPVRVAGGNAPDFAIIPQPGLLAQMVKSGKVVKPPAQTVANQDKWSPVWKTYGSVNGTFYAAPMSANMKSLVWYSPKAFKQAGYQVPKTWAEMMALSDRIAASGTTRPWCGGIGSGTATGWPATDWLEEVVLGSYGGEVYDQWVSHKVKFSDEKITTAMGTVAGWMQNPAWVNGGIGDVKSIATTTFQDAGAPILTGKCAMLQQASFYRAQWPKGTSIAPDGDIFAFHLPAVSPTVSSPVVGGGEFLAAFAGRPEVQAVQNYLSSSDWASSRVKVSSGWVSANQGVDKSLYTDPIDRISADALTDPAATFRFDASDLMPAAVGAGAEWKAFTAWFAEGQAIPKVAADIDAAWPQ
- a CDS encoding carbohydrate ABC transporter permease; translated protein: MPTDVPTHAAGVLRLADSTWTDASIKLGNSLGAIAGFLGVLLVVFFAAGRAKGRLTRPLAVAVLLGPAALLLAVGLVVPLVRTVFLSFHGDDSTRFVGGRNYGWAFTTPGIHDVLLTTLLWLVVAPLAATGLGLVLALLVDRMRGQAVYKSLIFMPMAVSLVGASIIWKFVYEARDPSQPQIGLLSQLAVSLGWEHPPNWILEQPLNNFLLMAVMVWVQTGFAMVVLSAAIKAIPDEITEAARLDGATGFQLFRSVTVPMIRTTLVVVLTTVMITTLKAFDIVRTMTGGNFGTQVLANEMYSQSFVQFDVGRGSALAVILFLAVTPLVAYNIVQLRKERSVR